Below is a window of Camelina sativa cultivar DH55 chromosome 11, Cs, whole genome shotgun sequence DNA.
gtattttaaaattcaaacgtatatttattgtttgtcgagtaactataacaattttacataatctaataatcactcattttaaaatCTCTGTTCAAAAATTTTCTTTCATGGTGTTCATGTTCAATaatacccctttttaatatataaaatgattaaattttaaatcctaaatcctaaataCTAAGTTGTAcctcctaaaaactataccctaaatataaaatagataacccaaatcttaaaaaaaaatattttaaaaattaatttaacatattgtaattatgtaaaaatgggtaaaaatgaaaatgttaaaaataaaaagaaaacatttttgaaaaggatTATCtcaaaaattgtatttataacaaattctcGTTATAATATCTTTGAATTAGGTAGTATGAATGGGATATCGTCGATAAATTGATCATCAAGAAGAGATTTATACATACAATgactaaccatatatatatgatggattaaaaaaaaatctttagaataATCTTTATATAGAtacttacttttctttttcagttaaaaaacattgtaaattaTATCTTAGTCTGAACcaaataaacgattacatagaGTTAAAATGACACAACTTGATCTACAGTGAAATTTAGTATTCCACTCTCAATTATAACCTATCCATATCTCACTTAGGATGATATGCTGGCCACAACGACATTTTCCTTAATGataaatttgtatttattaaagggaaaatcatgttttaaactttcaaagtGTGTTACTGAGTAGTACTTTAAATCTCGAgagaatttcactaacactataaacctttaaaatgaatttactaatactttaaacctttaaaataattttactaacactttaaactttaaaactaactttcatttttgtaccgacataaaaaataatggaaTAATAATATCCGTCAAGGCGAAATAGTTAAACCATGgtggtttaatttaaattttaattagttttagtttatataaataaataaaaagataaaaaataaatttgtgttcatcttcattgtagACCAAATTTTTAAGACGTTACTCTTCATATTATTAATCCTTTTAATAAATGCATCTCTACTGGATTCTAATTTAAATCGATTGACTTCTCAttggaaaccaatgaatcttctaaatatattgtcgtcttcaattttacattgtcaaatgttttaaccttacctctgattcttcatttttttttttctttgatgtatttttaattttttttatcaatcgtcataaataattaaatcaaattaaattaattagacaagtatttaaatcaaaccagcatagtttaactatttcacgtTGACGGATATTATTGTTCCGTCGTCTTTTGTGTACAAATAGGAAAGTTAGTTtgaaggtttaaagtgttagtgaaatcattttaaaggttcatagtgttagtgaaaataTGTCAAAGGTTTATTAAATAATGGCTTTGGTCATATGTTATTAACTTTGGTGCCTTTACGTTGATTGGTCTCCAAATAATGCATATCATAATGGTTTGGTAGCAACTCAGATGTTGACTTTGGTCTtatgtttatcttttgtttgtatgttcATAGGTTTAGTTGACAGGCTACAATTAGTGTAGTTGGCCGCAAagcatgtttgtttgttttttttttttggaagcaaTGCATTACTTTATTTATCAACAGAGTGTTCAACGCTCTGGGCACTTACTTCCAAAATCTATGCATTTATCAATTggttttgaattaataattatcaTAGTACTCACACCAATAAGTGTCCCTGAATGTCTGAATCTAGGGATGCTGccaacacatttttgttttgtttcatgtaTCTACGGCCAGCTTTGTTTTATATTACCAGAAATATCAGTTGGTGATACATATTTTCTAAATCACATCAGCAATAGtatgcatttaaaaaaaaaaaggaaagtgttatagaaaactaatttagaCTTTGGAGGCTCACAATCCTTCTTCAAACAATCTCGCAGAAACACACCAAACCCTAGCTGTGTCAAGACCCCATGGAGAGGCAGGCTGGACCATTAACGTTCTTGAATCAGTTCAGACGCAAACCACTCCCTCTACTGTTTATCAGTTTTAGGGGGGAGGAATTACGGAACAGCTTTGTCAGCCATGTGGTGAGGGCCTTAAAAGAGGCAGGGTTCAACGTTTTCATAGATAGCCATGAGGTGAGAGGGAGAGACATCCGATTCCTCTTAAGGAGGATTGAAAACTCAAAGGTGGCACTTGTGATCTTCTCTGAAAGGTTTGCAGAATCAGAGTGGTGCTTGCGCGAGGTGACGAAGATAGCTGAGCAAGTAAGGGCAGGGTGTCTCGTAGCGATCCCTGTCTTCTATAGGGTGAGCACAAATGACGTGAAAATGCTCCAGGGAAAATTTGGTGACTGTTTTGTCGAAACTTTGGAGAAAAGAGTGGGCGTGGATCATCCGTTAGGTCCCCGTTGGATGAACTCCGTTATGTTCATTGCGGGTATGATCGGCTTCACCTCAGAAGTTCATAGGTACtattcatttttccttttttttcctttttttttcctttttttttcctttttttataaatctctaCAAGCTccgatttaattatatttatccTTCGTAATGCTCCTACGATCCTTCATCTTAGTAGTAGTTAGtggaacttttgttttttttttttaagaatttaaatGCTTTGCGCACATATATAGATGACCAGTTGAGCTACCATCacatgttttacaaaaataagagtGATTTGGACCATTTGGTTCTTTCGATTGCAGTATTGATGACGATCTTGTGGAGGAGATTGTTAAGGCAATAAAGAGACAGCTACCATATCAGTCACCAGCAAGCAAAGCACTTGAGCGAGAGTTTACAAGAGAGCTTCTTTCTGCTTTAATTGTTTCTTGCATCTGTTATTATCTAATACCTTCTCTTTTCACTGATTTGAATTTCTTTGCCAGCCCAAAGTGGTTTTTACTTGTCCTGATGTTGTTTGTCATCAGGAAGATTATCTTCTACTTGGAGAGCTGATATCCAAAAAGCATAAAATTAAACAGTCCCGAGTACTCAATATCTCTTCCTCTCTATGTGTGTTTGCTTTAGTCTCTCTCTGCTTTTATGTTCCATATGCATCGCCCCTGTAAATTGTATGATTTTCATTGAAATATGAACACTTCGTTCTGTTTTTTGGttgttattttctatatataataattagcAACCAGCTCCATTGATGAGTATAGATAAGATGCACTGTTCCAGTATCAGCGTTTCTGATACATctatatactctttagtctttaggttaatttcatattgtttttcatattataggttccttttttttccaatttcatATGCAaaagttaatttgttttgaaatattttgatcCCATGATTTTTCATTATTGTGTTTTTCAGGTTGACTAGTTAGTAAAGGAATAAGGATGGTTGTTGActcatttaacaaaaataaaataaagatgcgGACATTTACTTtagtaatatatttaataaaaaatgattttaaattctTCGTAACTGTTTCCTTATCAAAATGTCGACTGaatgatatattttgtaaacttttaattGTTCATGTAGTTTAAACTGTTCCATGGTTGTTGCCTTCTGACTTCAtgtaaattaaaacctctaattCATGACGAACAAATTCgacatatcatcaacatattttaacatatatatatacatgcactAATACGCACGAAATAGAAGGATATGCAAACATATTgtgcatattatatatatatatatatatatggctagAATTCCCGGATGAGAAAATGTTAATAATGATGGACTGTCGGCGACACTAGGGTCTTGCAAACACTTGGTGAAGGATTCGCTCCTTCCAACCATTTTccgaaaagaaaaatcagaacaTGTTAAGGTGACGACGGAGAACCGATATTACAGAAGGAGAACTATATATCGGTTACGTTTTGGGTTTGGTCAAACAACGATCTGAAAACGAGACGTGAGATAACGCTAGGTGGATTGAACCAAATATTTCTAATGGTTTTATGTTACCAACTGCGATATTGATTATgatgttctaacttctaagatattatattttacctttgcctttattctatttttggtttatgtatGGCCTTCTTTATGGGATTTAATTAAAGAATCTCCAACCACTGTTTATAGTTGGACTATCGATTAAAAGATATGAGTGAGGTTATACGAAAAGAAAATTGGCTGTTTggtaataaatatgtatattttctttaattaaattatcaCCTTTCTTCTTAAGAATATATTAATTCCAGCGTTATAATGGTAAGAGCAAGAGGATCCATCTATTACATGTTTTAGTAAACGGTTTCTTCACAAGGCTAACATATTCCCACCTgctcaataaaatttgataatatgaaTGACATTTcgtatttaattatgttttaacaCGTCCTTGTTATATATAGTGAAGTcacttttttaaattatgaacatTTTGTAATATTCTGGATAGTAAAGAGAAAATGGAATCCCACTTCAAAGGTTGCCACTACAGTCGCAGAGGTTGCCACTAAATTTAGTCAGCAATCATTTTATGAAATTTAGCTGTCCTCTTTTTGACGTACCAAACTCCGTTTACGTCCCATGAAGATGCCAGCTTTCCGACGCCGACCACGCCCTCAGATATTTATCAGTTTCCAAGGAAACGACGACGACCTGCGCAAAGGATTTGTCAGCCATGTCGTGAAGGCCTTAAAAGACGCACGGGTCAACGTTTTCTTAGATAGCGATGATCGATGGGAAAGGAGAGGCCCTCATCATCATGACCACCTTTTCTTCAGGAGGATCGAAAAATCGGAACTCGCTCTTGTGATCTTCTCTGACAAATACGCAGAGTCAAAACAGTGCTTGAATGAGCTGAACAAGATCCATGAGCGCGTGACCGAAGAGGAACTCATGGTGATCCCCATCTTCTACAAAGTGAACATCGAAGAAGTTATTAATTTGGAGGGAAGATTCGGGAAATGTTTTGAGGAAACGATGATGACACAAGGGAGGCAGAATCATCAATTGACCCATCACATCATGGGATGTCTAAGGTCTATTGCTAGAAAGCCTGGTTTCACTTCAGGATACTATAGGTAAGATAAAAGTAAATGAAAGTCTTCTTGTTCAGTTTCATAGATAACTCAAAACGAATCTAAAATGAAAGGATTGGTCCATGTCTTTTGTATGTATCAGCCAAGATACCATCTCACTTCCATTATGAAATATCTCTAACTGGCTCTACTCTTCGTTGACAGCAACGATAGCGATCTTGTGGAAGCGATCATTCAGggcattaagaaaaaaataccatatatatcggcaaaacaaacaattggagaagaagttttGGCAGAACTTCTCTCCGCTTCAGTGGTTGCGGCTTTGTGTTTTTACTTTATCCCTATAGctgttttctcggatttggGTTTCTTCATTAGCCCACGTTGGTATCTAgctgttcttttgttgtttgtcgTTCGGCATAGTCTCCGATTGATTCAGAGCTGATGGGTTAAAGTGGAAAAGATGACACGTGAATCTCAACGTACGCTATATTGCAAACGATCaatgatctcttttttttttttttaatgcttttatgttgtgtatatatgtttttctcgTTCAGTCCCTCGCTCATATGATCATTTCAATAACtaaggtacaaaaaaaaaaaaaaaaaaagttatagctGCTTGTANNNNNNNNNNNNNNNNNNNNNNNNNNNNNNNNNNNNNNNNNNNNNNNNNNNNNNNNNNNNNNNNNNNNNNNNNNNNNNNNNNNNNNNNNNNNNNNNNNNNNNNNNNNNNNNNNNNNNNNNNNNNNNNNNNNNNNNNNNNNNNNNNNNNNNNNNNNNNNNNNNNNNNNNNNNNNNNNNNNNNNNNNNNNNNNNNNNNNNNNNNNNNNNNNNNNNNNNNNNNNNNNNNNNNNNNNNNNNNNNNNNNNNNNNNNNNNNNNNNNNNNNNNNNNNNNNNNNNNNNNNNNNNNNNNNNNNNNNNNNNNNNNNNNNNNNNNNNNNNNNNNNNNNNNNNNNNNNNNNNNNNNNNNNNNNNNNNNNNNNNNNNNNNNNNNNNNNNNNNNNNNNNNNNNNNNNNNNNNNNNNNNNNNNNNNNNNNNNNNNNNNNNNNNNNNNNNNNNNNNNNNNNNNNNNNNNNNNNNNNNNNNNNNNNNNNNNNNNNNNNNNNNNNNNNNNNNNNNNNNNNNNNNNNNNNNNNNNNNNNNNNNNNNNNNNNNNNNNNNNNNNNNNNNNNNNNNNNNNNNNNNNNNNNNNNNNNNNNNNNNNNNNNNNNNNNNNNNNNNNNNNNNNNNNNNNNNNNNNNNNNNNNNNNNNNNNNNNNNNNNNNNNNNNNNNNNNNNNNNNNNNNNNNNNNNNNNNNNNNNNNNNNNNNNNNNNNNNNNNNNNNNNNNNNNNNNNNNNNNNNNNNNaaaaaaaaaaaaaaaaaaaatgttatagcTGCTTGTACATGcatattgacaaaaaaacactACCGTATCCGTATTTATGTGAAAACGTATATTATGGACGGATCTATTACAAATTTTAACCATGTACATTTAAACGGTAGACTGATGAGTATATGTTGTAAAAGTTGACGCCGGAGATCTAAGCCAATCATATTTTgcatactttttaaaaaaaaaatttaagctgTAGGATTTAATTAACAATTTTGTGACGAGATTTATAaactacttgtgttttttttttttttttggtaaaactacttgtgtttatgtctaaagaaaaacatatattgttAAAAGCTAGGTGTGAGcgaaatatacatattttcaaaGTTTGTGTGCCATCATTTGTACTGATGTCTTTCCTTTAGATTTTGATAAGCCGTTAGGTCTTTATTTGGATTCGATATCTTCAAAGTTGCATATGTGAAGTTGAATGAAAATTCCATGTTTGAGATAGAAATTAAATTCGACAAAAATATCAGCTAATATGATGGTAAAAATAGATTTATTAGCTAGCTCATAAAGGTAAATTACCAAACGAAGTTGCTATGTGGATTATAGTTAGATTGCCACATACAATATGAGATTGTTTATTAATTCTAGTTTCGGCTGACTTCCAATATCCTTTCATAACAGCTtgacataacacaaaacaaaatttcaagtTTTCGAGTATGCTTCTAATTACAATTATCGATGGtgaattgtaattaaaaaaaaaattattgatttaaaattacagaaaattgtaaatcataaaaaataatgCATTTATAGTCAACATTTAATATTagatgttataaaaaaatcaacatttaatataatttattaatatgtgtgaaaaaatctaaaaaatagattaattggaaacatagaaaatatgttttaataaaatattttattgtcttcggtttactagtttttttttttgggtacttgGGATGCATATGGTATATCAAATACATCGATAATTTAGGATATCAAACAACCGGTGCCATATCTTACCGGTTCGATATAGCTGTTTCTTAGAAATGAGTACAATCCCTTCAATTGAACAAATGTGCTTTCGAATTTTTAATTTAGTCGAGTGCCGTCAGATTCGTAAACCTTTCAATGTATCAAATAGTATTCAAATGTATATGTATGTGTCCCAAACAAGAGGTTAAAAAGTTGAATCTACCACGGTTAAAATTTGGAATTACGGTTCACTTTGTATATTtggacacaaaaaaaatatgtcggaaaatgtaaaataaagtgTTAAAACACTTTCTCTTTCTAAACGGGAACGCCGGTTAGATTCCGACGGGGGAGGTTTTTGGGAAGATGTTGAGATCACGGCGTTCACGTTCCCGTCACGGCGCACAAGCTTGCGCCGTTATGTCTGCCATTCTTCTTCTCGCTTCCGTCTCACTTCTCTACACTCGTCTCTCACTCTTCTCATCTCAGTCGCCGAATCACCTCCGCGCCGGCTCCGCCGAAGACGCGGTTCTGTTCCCGGAATCTCTCCTCGTTTCAGATTCCGACGTCGTTGAAACCATCtccggaggaggaagaggatcTACTACCTCAACCGAAGATAGAATCGACGAGCACGACGACGCGATCGAAGGCGACGGCGTTTCGAATGAGGAAGATGAGAATCAGGACGCGGAGCAAGAGCAAGAAGTGGATCTTAATCGGAACAagggctcttcttcttcttcttcttcttcttcgtcttcatcttctgGGTTTTACTTCGATCACGTTAATGGAGTGATCAGAAGAGCTTCCAATAAACGATCGATCGACGAATGGGATTACGATTACGCAGGTTTTAGTATTGATTCGGATAATTCAGGAGATAAGAGTAGAGCTGCGTTTGGATCTGATGATGTTCCTTTAGACGAATCGATTCGTAGGAAGATCGTTGAGGTTTCGAGTGTTGAAGATGCGTTGTTGTTGAAATCAGGGAAGAAGGTGTCGCCATTGAGAGAAGGTTGGGGAGATTGGTTTGATAAGAAAGGTGATTTCTTGAGGAGAGATAGGATGTTTAAGTCTAATGTAGAGACGTTGAATCCTTTGAATAATCCAATGTTGCAGGATCCTGATGGTGTTGGGATCACTGGATTGACTAGAGGGGATAAGGTTGTGCAGAAGTGGAGGTTGAATCAGGTAAAGAGAAACCCTTTTATGGCTAAGAAGCCATTGAGTGTTGTTGTTTCAGAGAAGAGTGAACCAAAAGATGGAGTTAGAGAGAGTAGAGAACGGATTAGGTTGGAGAGTAGTGTTGGTGAGATCAAGAGAGGTGAGCGTAAGACATTAGATGATAATGATAAGAAGATAGAGACTAAGGAACAGGGTGTTGTGGAATCTGAGGGAAAGCTTGATGAGGTTACTGAACATATGTATGCAGATGGAACAAAGTGGGGATATTATCCTGGTATAGAACTGAGTTTGTCGTTTTCGGATTTTATGGATTCGTTTTTTAGAAAGGAGAAGTGCTCTATGAGAGTGTTTATGGTGTGGAATTCACCTGGTTGGATGTTTAGCGTTAGGCATCAAAGAGGGCTTGAGAGCTTGCTTTCTCATCATCGAGATGCTTGTGTTGTGGTTTTCTCAGAGACCGTTGAGCTTGATTTCTTCCGAAACAGTTTTGCGAAAGACGGGTTAGTAGTGAGTAACAGAAAA
It encodes the following:
- the LOC104723048 gene encoding vesicle-associated protein 1-4, producing MERQAGPLTFLNQFRRKPLPLLFISFRGEELRNSFVSHVVRALKEAGFNVFIDSHEVRGRDIRFLLRRIENSKVALVIFSERFAESEWCLREVTKIAEQVRAGCLVAIPVFYRVSTNDVKMLQGKFGDCFVETLEKRVGVDHPLGPRWMNSVMFIAGMIGFTSEVHSIDDDLVEEIVKAIKRQLPYQSPASKALEREFTRELLSALIVSCICYYLIPSLFTDLNFFASPKWFLLVLMLFVIRKIIFYLES
- the LOC104723049 gene encoding protein PHLOEM PROTEIN 2-LIKE A5-like, whose translation is MKMPAFRRRPRPQIFISFQGNDDDLRKGFVSHVVKALKDARVNVFLDSDDRWERRGPHHHDHLFFRRIEKSELALVIFSDKYAESKQCLNELNKIHERVTEEELMVIPIFYKVNIEEVINLEGRFGKCFEETMMTQGRQNHQLTHHIMGCLRSIARKPGFTSGYYSNDSDLVEAIIQGIKKKIPYISAKQTIGEEVLAELLSASVVAALCFYFIPIAVFSDLGFFISPRWYLAVLLLFVVRHSLRLIQS
- the LOC104723052 gene encoding uncharacterized protein At4g19900; its protein translation is MLRSRRSRSRHGAQACAVMSAILLLASVSLLYTRLSLFSSQSPNHLRAGSAEDAVLFPESLLVSDSDVVETISGGGRGSTTSTEDRIDEHDDAIEGDGVSNEEDENQDAEQEQEVDLNRNKGSSSSSSSSSSSSSGFYFDHVNGVIRRASNKRSIDEWDYDYAGFSIDSDNSGDKSRAAFGSDDVPLDESIRRKIVEVSSVEDALLLKSGKKVSPLREGWGDWFDKKGDFLRRDRMFKSNVETLNPLNNPMLQDPDGVGITGLTRGDKVVQKWRLNQVKRNPFMAKKPLSVVVSEKSEPKDGVRESRERIRLESSVGEIKRGERKTLDDNDKKIETKEQGVVESEGKLDEVTEHMYADGTKWGYYPGIELSLSFSDFMDSFFRKEKCSMRVFMVWNSPGWMFSVRHQRGLESLLSHHRDACVVVFSETVELDFFRNSFAKDGYKVAVAMPNLDELLQDTPTHVFASIWFDWRKTKFYPTHYSELVRLAALYKYGGVYLDSDMIVLGSLSSLRNTLGLEDQAAGESLNGAAMSFEKKSPFLLECLNEYYLTYDDKCLRCNGADLLTRVSKRFLNGKLNIRPSSVFFPISPQQITNYFAYPTTEDENSQQDELFKKIINESLTFHFWNSATSSLIPEPESLVSKLLDHSCIRCSDVL